From one Sus scrofa isolate TJ Tabasco breed Duroc chromosome 9, Sscrofa11.1, whole genome shotgun sequence genomic stretch:
- the LOC102157767 gene encoding transmembrane 4 L6 family member 1-like, translating to MVPALMLLRGGGEGCCAHRRGMLFPALLAMQGIMGALYRVVITSLGLLSGPLCDMGSGNYSYPFRTASLENSYLFTQPTWATCREPEHIVPWTVVVEAALCRSRVVSGPCLVFCGTCVQKRQVGAS from the exons ATGGTACCAGCACTTATGCTGCtgagaggaggtggagaaggtTGCTGTGCTCACAGACGTGGG ATGCTGTTCCCTGCGCTCCTGGCCATGCAGGGCATTATGGGTGCCCTGTACCGTGTGGTCATCACTTCCCTGGGTTTGCTCAGCGGCCCCCTCTGTGACATGGGCAGTGGAAACTACAGCTACCCTTTCAGGACCGCCTCCCTGGA GAACAGCTACTTATTCACCCAGCCCACCTGGGCCACCTGCCGAGAGCCCGAGCACATTGTCCCCTGGACTGTCGTGGTGGAAGCTGCCCTTTGCCGCAGCCGAGTTGTCAGTGGACCCTGTCTTGTCTTCTGTGGTACCTGTGTCCAAAAAAGACAGGTCGGTGCTTCTTAG